AGGATAGCCCTCAAACTCCTTAAGGGGGAGCCCCTTGGGGCGCCTGCGGAGGAGGGTTACATCGAGCGTGGAGTTCGGATCAACCTGTTCAGGGATGCCGTAGGGGCCGAGCGGGCGGTGGATATGCTGGTCCGCAAGCTCAAGGGGGAGCCCTTCGTGACCGAGTACCCCATGCCGGTCTTCGACAGGGTGTCTCCAGCTGGGGCTCTCAAGGACCTCAAGAACGCCACCATAGCCCTTGTAACCTCCGGCGGCATCGTCCCCAAGGGTAATCCGGACCACATCGAGGCCTCCAGCGCCACGAAGTATGGCGAGTACTCCATAGATGGGGTTATGAGCCTTACCAGCGATGGCTACGCCACCGCTCACGGGGGATACGACCCCACCTACGCCAACTCGGACCCCAACCGGGTGCTTCCGGTGGATGTGCTTCGCCAGATGGAGTCCCAAGGGGTGTTTAAGAAGTTGTACCCCTACTTCTACACCACCGTGGGCAACGGCACCCCGGTGGCCAACGCCAAGAGGTTTGGCCAGGAGATAGCCTCAAAGCTTAAGAAGGACGGGGTGGACGCGGTCATCCTTACGTCCACCTGAGGAACCTGCACTCGTTGCGGCGCAACGATGGTGAAGGAGATAGAGCGGGCGGGCATACCGGTGGTGCACGTGTGCACCATTGTTCCCATATCCATGACCGTGGGGGCCAACCGGATAGTCCCCGCGGTTGCCATACCGCACCCCCTGGGAGACCCGAACAGGACCAGGGAGGAGGAGCTGGACATCAGGCGTCGCCTGGTGGAGAAGGCACTCAAGGCCCTTCAGACCGAGGTCAGCGATCAGACCGTTTTTGCCGACTGAGGTGCTCTGAAATTTGGGCGGTCCTGTCGTTCTCGTCCGAGGCGGTGGGACCGCCCTTTTGTACCTAAAAGGGTCTTAAGACTGCCCACGAGGGAGGTTGTGTTGAGATGGCTAACTGTGCTGTCCTGGGGACCTCATACTGCCTTAACCACGTCCCCAACCTTGCTTATCATTACGGGAATACCCCTTGGGTGGAGAGGGAGACCGCCGGGGAGACGGATTTTCTAAAGGCCCTTAAGGGGGTCCTGTGCAGCTATCAATTCGCTTGTTCCTACGCGCCCAACGGCGCCTATATAGGAGCCATGGATCTCTCTGAGCTTGAGGCGCACCCCAAGCCCTGGACCGAGAACCCCCTGAAGGAGCCGAAGCGTTTCGGCCGCTATGGGGAGATAATGCCCGAGGACGAGTTCCTTGGGCTGTTGGATCTCTGCGACGTGTTCGACCTCATATGGCT
Above is a genomic segment from Thermanaerothrix sp. containing:
- the grdB gene encoding glycine reductase complex selenoprotein B, with amino-acid sequence MAYRVVHYLNQFFAGLGGEEKADTKPLKKDGPVGPGAALNAAFAGEAEVVGTVVCGDGYFAEHMDQATEQVLGLISSFSPDAVVLGPAFNAGRYGTACGAVGDAVSKRLGLPVVGGMYPENPGVEMYRKSFPIVKTSDNARGIKDAVPAMARIALKLLKGEPLGAPAEEGYIERGVRINLFRDAVGAERAVDMLVRKLKGEPFVTEYPMPVFDRVSPAGALKDLKNATIALVTSGGIVPKGNPDHIEASSATKYGEYSIDGVMSLTSDGYATAHGGYDPTYANSDPNRVLPVDVLRQMESQGVFKKLYPYFYTTVGNGTPVANAKRFGQEIASKLKKDGVDAVILTSTUGTCTRCGATMVKEIERAGIPVVHVCTIVPISMTVGANRIVPAVAIPHPLGDPNRTREEELDIRRRLVEKALKALQTEVSDQTVFAD